AAGGTATTTAGGGTTCATTACGATTGCTCGTGCAATACCTACCCTTTTTTTCATACCGCCCGATATTTCGGAAGGTGTTCGTTGACCAGCATTTTCCAATCCTACCCTTTGCAAGCAAAATTCGGCACGGTCAATCTTTTCCTTTTCCGACATATTGGTAAGCATATCCAACGGGAATTTTACATTTTCGAGTACCGTTTTTGAGTCGAATAAAGCTCCTCCCTGAAACAAAACGCCCATTTCTCTGCGAATTTCTTTTTGTACTTCCTCTTCAGAATTATGGAAATCTCGGCCATCGTACAAAATATGTCCTGTTTCAGGCTTAATAATACCAATCATACATTTGAGTAGTACACTTTTACCAGTGCCACTTCCCCCAATAATCAAAGAGGTGTCGCCAGGCTTAAATTGCCCGCTAATGCCAAGTAATATATCTCGACCGTTAAAGGATTTACAAACGTTGTTAATTTCTATCATTTGTTCTCATTAGAGGAGTGGAATTTTTACCCGAGAGCCACACCCAATATTTATATTATAGTCCAACAAATTTAACGAAACTTATAGACATTCAGTATTTTTGGTTTAGAATTCCATTGGTTTCAGTATTTACACCTGCCAAGATATGCTTGTTGCTATTGTATAAAAATAGCAAAATACTACCTTAGTACAGATACGCCCACTTATTGGCCAAATATCAGACACTTTTCTTATAGTGTTTCTATATTTTCTAAGTAAAAATCGGCTTGTTTGAGTAGCTCTTGTTTCGTGCTATCAGACATTTTATGGAGGCTCATATACGCCATACCAATACGTGGATTTTTTTCTAGTAAAGCTCTATTTCGGTCAAAAAAGTGCCAATAAAAGCTATTAAAAGGACAGGCTTTATCGCCAGTTTTTTTGTTTTTATCATAAAAACATGTGCCGCAATAATGGCTCATTTTATCAATATAGTTGGCCGAAGCAACGTATGGTTTTGAACCTACAATTCCTCCGTCGGCATACTGGCTCATACCCCTAGTATTCGTGATTTCGACCCACTGAATAGCATCAATATAAATCCCCAAATACCAAGTATCTACTTCGTCGGGATGAATGCCTGTGAGTAGCATAAAATTGCCTGTCAACATTAGCCTTTGAATATGATGTGCGTAAGCATACTCCAAACTTTGCCCAATACTGTGGCGAAGGCAAGCCATTTTGGTTTGGCCAGTCCAAAACCACGAAGGAAGCTTTCTGTTGTGTCCAAAGAAATTCATGCTAGCAAACTCAGGCATTTTTGCCCAATAAATACCACGCATATATTCTCGCCAGCCTAATATTTGTCTAATAAATCCTTCAATTTGAGCAATCGAAATAGTGTTCTGGTTTTGCTCCCAATAGTGAACACTTTTCTGAATGACTTCTAGTGGATGTAACAATTTGAGATTAAGTGAAAACGATAGCCTAGAATGATAAATAGACCAATAGGCGGGGTGCATCGCGTCTTCATAAGTACCAAAATAAGCAAGGCAGTGTTGAATAAAATAGTCTAAC
The DNA window shown above is from Flectobacillus major DSM 103 and carries:
- a CDS encoding cryptochrome/photolyase family protein, with product MKITTLRLILGDQLNHKHSWFDSVDNSILYVMMEIRQETDYVTHHIQKVVGFFMAMRQFSQELHEQGHRINYIMLDDEINTQSLTNNLLWLIQELDIQLFEYQLPDEYRLDHQLQLFCQSIHIPSKAVDSEHFLSKRDDLASFFKGKKTYLMESFYRMMRKKYNILMDEGQPISGQWNYDADNRKKLPKEHQPIQPLVFEKNVEHIVGLIHRFAIPTIGNIQVNHFSWPVSRTESLALLDYFIQHCLAYFGTYEDAMHPAYWSIYHSRLSFSLNLKLLHPLEVIQKSVHYWEQNQNTISIAQIEGFIRQILGWREYMRGIYWAKMPEFASMNFFGHNRKLPSWFWTGQTKMACLRHSIGQSLEYAYAHHIQRLMLTGNFMLLTGIHPDEVDTWYLGIYIDAIQWVEITNTRGMSQYADGGIVGSKPYVASANYIDKMSHYCGTCFYDKNKKTGDKACPFNSFYWHFFDRNRALLEKNPRIGMAYMSLHKMSDSTKQELLKQADFYLENIETL
- a CDS encoding ABC transporter ATP-binding protein — its product is MIEINNVCKSFNGRDILLGISGQFKPGDTSLIIGGSGTGKSVLLKCMIGIIKPETGHILYDGRDFHNSEEEVQKEIRREMGVLFQGGALFDSKTVLENVKFPLDMLTNMSEKEKIDRAEFCLQRVGLENAGQRTPSEISGGMKKRVGIARAIVMNPKYLFCDEPNSGLDPLTSVKIDDLIKEITDEFNITTIVITHDMSSVMGIGERIMFLYKGQKLWEGDNTNILQNTVPELNEFLFSSKLLQDLRK